In the Streptomyces fradiae ATCC 10745 = DSM 40063 genome, one interval contains:
- the opcA gene encoding glucose-6-phosphate dehydrogenase assembly protein OpcA, with amino-acid sequence MKIDLTDTTSSKINKSLVLGRRAIGTPAVGMVLTLVIVTDEENAYDALKAANEASREHPSRKLVVIKRVSRSPRDRAKARLDAEVRVGADAGTGETVILRLRGEVIDHAQSVVLPLLLPDAPVVVWWPVNAPTDPAADPLGALAQRRVTDTYNAEHPIRELADRAEAYTPGDTDLAWTRITPWRSMLAAALDQVACQVISAEVEGEEFNPSVELLAMWLAGRLGVTVRRTASIGPGLTAVRLETDCGPIVLDRPDGSLATLCVQGQPDRAVALKRRETAELIAEELRRLDPDDTYAAALRYGVERLVEGGPASDAGGSGAGAGSGADSGAGSRADSGAPDPGAADSGAPDSGAPDSGDAGTGAADSAADGGSGAGAAPAAKSGGKKAPAKKAAAK; translated from the coding sequence ATGAAGATCGACCTTACGGACACCACCTCCAGCAAGATCAACAAGTCGCTGGTCCTCGGGCGGCGCGCCATCGGCACCCCGGCCGTGGGCATGGTGCTGACCCTGGTCATCGTCACCGACGAGGAGAACGCGTACGACGCGCTCAAGGCCGCCAACGAGGCGTCCCGCGAGCACCCGTCCCGCAAGCTCGTCGTCATCAAGCGGGTATCCCGCTCGCCGCGCGACCGGGCGAAGGCGCGGCTGGACGCCGAGGTGCGGGTCGGTGCCGACGCCGGTACCGGCGAAACGGTCATCCTGCGGCTGCGGGGCGAGGTCATCGACCACGCCCAGTCGGTGGTGCTGCCGCTGCTGCTGCCCGACGCGCCGGTGGTGGTCTGGTGGCCGGTCAACGCGCCGACCGACCCGGCCGCCGACCCGCTGGGCGCCCTCGCCCAGCGCCGGGTGACCGACACCTACAACGCCGAGCACCCGATCCGGGAACTGGCGGATCGCGCCGAGGCGTACACGCCGGGCGACACCGACCTCGCCTGGACCCGGATCACGCCGTGGCGCTCGATGCTCGCCGCCGCGCTGGACCAGGTCGCCTGCCAGGTGATCTCCGCCGAGGTGGAGGGCGAGGAGTTCAACCCGAGCGTGGAGCTGCTGGCCATGTGGCTGGCGGGGCGGCTGGGGGTCACGGTGCGCCGTACCGCCTCCATCGGGCCGGGCCTCACCGCCGTGCGGCTGGAGACCGACTGCGGGCCCATCGTGCTGGACCGGCCGGACGGGTCGCTCGCGACCCTGTGCGTGCAGGGGCAGCCGGACCGGGCGGTCGCGCTCAAGCGGCGCGAGACGGCCGAGCTGATCGCGGAGGAGCTGCGGCGGCTGGACCCGGACGACACGTACGCGGCGGCGCTGCGGTACGGGGTGGAGCGGCTGGTCGAGGGCGGCCCCGCCTCGGACGCGGGAGGCTCGGGGGCGGGCGCCGGATCCGGCGCGGACTCCGGTGCCGGCTCCAGGGCGGACTCCGGTGCTCCGGACCCGGGCGCTGCGGACTCGGGCGCTCCGGACTCGGGCGCTCCGGACTCGGGCGACGCCGGGACAGGTGCCGCGGACAGTGCCGCGGACGGTGGTTCCGGTGCGGGCGCCGCCCCGGCGGCGAAGTCCGGCGGGAAGAAGGCCCCGGCGAAGAAGGCGGCGGCCAAGTGA
- the pgl gene encoding 6-phosphogluconolactonase: MNAPQLIVHRDKELMAQAAAARLITRIVDAQTARGTASVVLTGGRNGNGLLAALRTAPARDAIDWSRLDLWWGDERFLPEGDPDRNDTQAREALLDSVPLDPARVHPMPAAGGAHGADADAAAAAYARELAEAARPENRGPVPRFDVLMLGVGPDTHVASLFPEHPAVRETERTVVGVHGAPKPPPTRISLTLPAIRAAREVWLLAAGEDKAQAAAVALSGAGEVQAPAAGAYGTARTLWLLDAAAAARLPRARHPEDPTA, encoded by the coding sequence GTGAACGCACCGCAGCTGATCGTCCACCGCGACAAGGAGCTGATGGCGCAGGCCGCCGCCGCCCGGCTCATCACCCGGATCGTCGACGCGCAGACCGCCCGCGGCACCGCCTCGGTGGTCCTGACCGGCGGGCGCAACGGCAACGGCCTGCTGGCCGCGCTGCGCACGGCCCCCGCCCGGGACGCGATCGACTGGTCGCGGCTCGACCTGTGGTGGGGCGACGAGCGGTTCCTGCCGGAGGGCGACCCCGACCGGAACGACACCCAGGCGCGGGAGGCGCTGCTCGACAGCGTGCCGCTGGACCCGGCGCGGGTGCACCCCATGCCGGCCGCGGGCGGCGCGCACGGTGCGGACGCCGACGCCGCGGCCGCCGCGTACGCGCGCGAGCTGGCCGAGGCGGCCCGCCCGGAGAACCGCGGGCCCGTCCCCCGGTTCGACGTGCTCATGCTGGGCGTCGGCCCGGACACCCATGTGGCGTCCCTCTTCCCGGAGCACCCGGCCGTCCGGGAGACGGAGCGGACGGTGGTGGGCGTGCACGGCGCGCCGAAGCCGCCGCCGACCCGGATCTCCCTGACCCTCCCGGCGATCCGGGCGGCGCGCGAGGTGTGGCTGCTGGCGGCGGGCGAGGACAAGGCGCAGGCCGCCGCCGTCGCCCTGTCCGGCGCCGGCGAGGTGCAGGCCCCGGCGGCGGGCGCGTACGGCACGGCCCGCACGCTCTGGCTGCTCGACGCCGCCGCGGCGGCCCGGCTGCCACGGGCGCGGCACCCGGAGGACCCCACCGCCTGA
- a CDS encoding poly-gamma-glutamate hydrolase family protein codes for MTDTSRRTVLTALATATVAAPLLGAATAAPAHATAEGDLYASNTDLYRALAGQEGTEFARRYKRHEFLDHSYSARYPYNRTTVVAMHGGGIEMGTSELCFGIAGYHPADLQPLGDGLGVHDYWMFEGLRGSDNRELHVTAKNNDDHVCQSMVRSSLNVLSLHGCTAAQAHTADPRAVVVGGLNERFKTLLKAEFDRVGIAWKDGNDPEVRDLAGVNPANPCNRTMLGKGGQLELTTELRAAMFTVNTRAGRAGSTTATYWDFVRACRTAIAKLHADADQTVL; via the coding sequence ATGACCGACACCAGCCGACGCACCGTCCTGACCGCTCTCGCCACCGCCACCGTCGCCGCGCCGCTGCTCGGCGCCGCGACCGCGGCGCCGGCCCACGCCACCGCCGAGGGCGACCTCTACGCCTCCAACACCGACCTCTACCGGGCGCTCGCAGGACAGGAGGGCACCGAGTTCGCCCGCCGCTACAAGCGGCACGAGTTCCTCGACCACAGCTACTCGGCCAGATACCCGTACAACCGCACCACGGTCGTCGCCATGCACGGCGGCGGCATCGAGATGGGCACGTCCGAGCTGTGCTTCGGCATAGCCGGCTACCACCCCGCCGACCTCCAGCCCCTCGGCGACGGGCTCGGCGTCCACGACTACTGGATGTTCGAGGGGCTGCGCGGCTCCGACAACCGGGAGCTGCACGTCACCGCCAAGAACAACGACGACCACGTCTGCCAGTCGATGGTCCGCTCCAGCCTCAACGTGCTCAGCCTGCACGGCTGCACCGCCGCCCAGGCGCACACGGCCGACCCGCGGGCGGTCGTGGTCGGCGGGCTCAACGAGCGGTTCAAGACCCTGCTCAAGGCGGAGTTCGACCGGGTGGGCATCGCCTGGAAGGACGGCAACGACCCCGAGGTGCGCGACCTCGCCGGCGTCAACCCCGCCAATCCCTGCAACCGCACCATGCTCGGCAAGGGGGGCCAGCTGGAGCTCACCACCGAGCTGCGGGCCGCGATGTTCACCGTCAACACCCGCGCCGGGCGGGCCGGCAGCACCACGGCGACGTACTGGGACTTCGTCCGCGCCTGCCGCACCGCCATCGCCAAGCTGCACGCGGACGCCGACCAGACCGTGCTCTGA
- a CDS encoding PH domain-containing protein: MRGGAWAEDGGGEGWRRLDRRTSVATGATGAGFAVGAAVPAFLGLTGPLGAVAAALLVAAAFLLLVVCGIAFEYVRCGRTRYRVGGERVELQSRLFVLDRRRSLPRERIRSVDLTAPLPLRLLGLVKVSIGTGESTGGSESTLELHAVRRAEGERLRLELLRRAPSPDGAPRRDGELAVFRPAWIRYAPVSFAAPLLGGAAVGAVMQVSEWFGLQGEVIHRAEELFRETPVVWIVVTLAASALLVGMVGALALWVEMWWGFRLEREPGGTLRVRRGLLTARSLSIEERRLRGVELVEPLGVRLLGGARIDAVATGLTQGAEDKHDTHKSLLPVVPRAVAEDVAARVLREPAAPTGAPLTRHPRAARGRRLRWAVGAALLPALVLTVLGAALEVTALLYAAGAVGAVLVPCAVALALDAYRNLGHGISGGYLVARSGTVRRSTVALQRAGVIGWTIRQSYAQRRAGLVTLTATTAAGDGAYDVHDADQGEGLRFAASAVPGLLEPFVEPVE; encoded by the coding sequence GTGCGGGGAGGCGCATGGGCGGAGGACGGCGGTGGGGAGGGCTGGAGGCGGCTCGACCGGCGCACCTCGGTGGCGACCGGGGCGACCGGAGCCGGGTTCGCCGTGGGCGCCGCCGTACCGGCGTTCCTCGGGCTGACCGGCCCGCTCGGTGCCGTGGCGGCGGCGCTCCTCGTCGCCGCCGCGTTCCTGCTCCTCGTCGTGTGCGGCATCGCCTTCGAGTACGTCCGCTGCGGGCGTACCCGCTACCGCGTCGGTGGCGAGCGGGTCGAGCTGCAGTCCCGGCTGTTCGTCCTCGACCGGCGCAGGTCACTGCCCCGCGAGCGGATCCGCAGCGTCGACCTGACGGCCCCTCTCCCGCTGCGCCTCCTCGGCCTGGTGAAGGTCAGCATAGGGACGGGCGAGAGCACCGGGGGCTCGGAGTCGACGCTGGAGCTGCACGCCGTGCGCCGCGCGGAGGGGGAGCGGCTGCGCCTGGAGCTGCTGCGCCGCGCCCCCTCACCGGACGGGGCACCCCGTCGTGACGGCGAGCTGGCCGTGTTCCGGCCGGCCTGGATCCGGTACGCGCCGGTGTCGTTCGCCGCCCCGCTCCTCGGCGGCGCGGCGGTCGGCGCCGTGATGCAGGTCAGTGAGTGGTTCGGTCTGCAGGGCGAGGTCATCCACCGGGCGGAGGAGCTGTTCCGCGAGACGCCCGTGGTGTGGATCGTCGTCACGCTGGCCGCGTCGGCGCTCCTCGTCGGCATGGTCGGGGCGCTCGCGCTGTGGGTCGAGATGTGGTGGGGCTTCCGGCTGGAGCGCGAGCCGGGCGGCACGCTCCGGGTGCGGCGCGGGCTGCTGACCGCCCGGTCCCTGTCCATCGAGGAGCGGCGGCTGCGCGGGGTGGAGCTGGTCGAGCCGCTCGGGGTGCGGCTGCTCGGCGGCGCGCGGATAGACGCCGTCGCCACGGGCCTCACCCAGGGCGCCGAGGACAAGCACGACACCCACAAGTCGCTGCTGCCGGTCGTGCCCCGCGCGGTCGCCGAGGACGTCGCCGCGCGCGTCCTGCGGGAGCCCGCCGCGCCCACCGGCGCGCCGCTCACCCGGCACCCCCGTGCGGCCCGCGGGCGCCGGCTGCGCTGGGCGGTCGGCGCGGCGCTGCTGCCCGCCCTGGTGCTCACCGTGCTGGGAGCCGCCCTGGAGGTCACCGCCCTGCTGTACGCGGCCGGGGCGGTCGGCGCGGTGCTGGTGCCGTGCGCCGTGGCACTCGCGCTCGACGCGTACCGCAATCTGGGGCACGGCATATCCGGCGGCTACCTGGTGGCCCGGTCCGGGACGGTGCGCCGGTCGACCGTCGCCCTCCAGCGCGCCGGCGTCATCGGCTGGACGATCAGGCAGTCGTACGCCCAGCGGCGGGCCGGCCTGGTCACGCTCACCGCGACCACGGCGGCGGGCGACGGCGCGTACGACGTGCACGACGCCGACCAGGGCGAGGGCCTGCGGTTCGCCGCCTCCGCCGTCCCCGGCCTGCTGGAGCCGTTCGTCGAACCGGTGGAGTGA
- a CDS encoding PH domain-containing protein produces MRGENAVRLRPPRNTLDERAVAWWRAQWLLTAAVPAVVLAVLGVFLEPARSWLLGAAVAVAVLGAGCAAFFPRWWFRVHRWEVTEEAVYVRTGFFWQEWRIAPMSRIQTVDTVRGPLEQAFRLSTVTVTTASAKGAVTIAGLDHRLAAELAERLTLITRGTPGDAT; encoded by the coding sequence ATGCGGGGGGAGAACGCGGTGCGGCTGAGGCCGCCGCGGAACACGCTGGACGAGCGGGCGGTGGCCTGGTGGCGCGCGCAGTGGCTGCTGACCGCGGCCGTGCCGGCGGTCGTCCTCGCCGTGCTGGGGGTGTTCCTGGAGCCCGCCCGGTCCTGGCTGCTCGGCGCCGCCGTGGCGGTGGCCGTGCTGGGGGCGGGCTGCGCCGCGTTCTTCCCCCGCTGGTGGTTCCGGGTGCACCGGTGGGAGGTCACGGAGGAGGCGGTCTACGTCCGGACCGGCTTCTTCTGGCAGGAGTGGCGGATCGCCCCGATGTCGCGCATCCAGACGGTGGACACCGTGCGGGGGCCGCTGGAGCAGGCGTTCCGGCTCTCCACGGTGACGGTCACGACGGCGTCCGCCAAGGGCGCGGTCACCATCGCGGGGCTGGACCACCGCCTGGCCGCCGAGCTCGCCGAGCGTCTGACGCTGATCACCCGCGGTACACCGGGGGACGCGACATGA